The Streptomyces durmitorensis genome contains the following window.
CCTGGTCCTGAACGCGAGCTGCCTCGCCGTCGCCCGCTTCGAGATCCACCCCTACCCCCGCTGGGCGTCGCCCGCGGGCCAGCTCCTCCTGAGCGCGCTCCCGGCGCGCGGCGGCTCCGACCTCACCGCCGTGGCCGTACGCGGCACGCGCGCGCTCGCCGACCCGGAGCTGCGTGCGGCGTTCGCACACCGGGACGCGGCGCATCGGGGTCATTGAGCCCGACACGCCCGACACCGGCAGGGCGGTGCTTTACTTCGCCATTTACCGAACGAATCATCCCTTTATTCGAGCAATGCACGGCCGAATGAAGGATGAACAGCGATGAGAGCAGCAGCCGCCCTCTACGGAACCGCCGGATCCCTGGTCCTGACCGCACTCGTCGCCGCCCCCACGGGAAGCGCGTCCGCGGCCGACACCTCCCCCTACCCGGAGGCGCACGGCACCCTCGTCGCCGCCCAGCGCGCCACGGCGGCCGGTGTCCGCTTCGGTGCCTGCCCCGCCGCGGAGAACCTTCCCCCCTCGATCAGGTGCGGCACCGTCACGGTGCCGCTCGACTACGCCCGCCCGGACGGCAAGCAGATCAAGCTGACCGTCAGCCGCACCAAGGCCACGAAGAGGGCCGAACCGCGGCGGGGCAAGGCCGTCAAGCGCCAAGGCGCCCTCGTGTTCAACCCGGGAGGTCCCGGCGGGTCCGGCATGTACTTCCCGATGGTCGGCATGCTCCCCGAGTGGAAGCGCATCGCGGCGGCGTACGACCTCGTGGGCTATGCCCCGCGCGGTGTCGGCCGCTCGGCCCCGATCTCCTGCCAGGACCCGAAGAAGTTCGCCAAGGCGCCCACGCAGTCGCCGACCCACCCCGACGCCGCGTACAAGCTGAAGCGCATCAAGCAGGCGAAGGCGTACGCGGAGGGCTGCGTCGAGCGCTCCGGGAAGGCCGTGCAGCACTACTCGACCTTGAACAACGCCCGTGACCTGGATGTGCTGCGGGCGGCGCTCGGCGAGAAGAAGCTGACCTTCATGGGCGCCTCGTACGGCACCTACTTCGGCGCCGTGTACGCCTCGCTCTTCCCCTCCCACGTGCGCCGCATGGTGTTCGACTCGGCGGTCAACCCCGACCCCGCGCAGATCTGGTACCGCAACAACCTCGACCAGTCCGCGGCCTTCGAGCACCGCTGGGGCGACTTCCGCACGTGGGTGGCCAAGCACGACAAGACGTACCGCCTGGGCAAGACGCCCGAAGCGGTCCTGCGCAGCTACGAGAAGGTGCGCGACAAGCTGGCGGCCAAGCCCGCGGGCGGCAAGGTCGGCCCCGGCCAGCTCCAGTCGGCGTACCTCCAGGCCGGGTACTACGACGACTACTGGCCGACGCGTGCCTCGGCGCTCTCGGCGTATCTGAAGGGCAACCCGAAGCCGCTCATCGAGCAGGCCGCGCCCGAGCCGAAGGCGGCCAAGGAGCAGGAGAACGGCAACGCGGTCTACACCGCGGTGGAGTGCAACGACGCGCCCTGGCCGACGGACTTCGCGACCTGGAACCGCGACAACTCGCGCCTGGCCCGCAGCGCTCCCTTCGAGACCTGGGACAACGCCTGGATGAACCTGCCGTGCGCCTACTGGCCCGCGCCCCGGCAGCGTCCCGTCGACGTCGGCACCGACAAGGGCGAGCTGCCCCCGACGCTGATCCTGGCCGCCGAGCGTGACGCGGCGACCCCGTACACGGGCGCCAAGGAGCTGCACCGGAGGCTGGGCGACTCGGTCCTGGTGACCGAGCGGGACGCGGGCACGCACGGCATCGGCGGCGGCCCCAACAAGTGCGTCAACGGCCACATGGAGGCGTACCTCCTGGAGGGCAGGCTCCCCGTGCGGCGCGCGGCGTGCGCACCGCACAAGGAGCCCGAGCCGCTGTCCGGCGAGCGGGCGGCGGCTCTGCCCAAGGAGCACTAGCCGTTACAGGGCGCTGAGCCGCTCCAGCGGGAACGGCGGCTGGGCCAGCGGTCGCACCGCGAGCCTGGTCAGCGGCAGGGCGTTGTCGTCGCCCGCCGTGCGGTTGGCGTGCAGGACGCCGCAGTGGGTGCAGCGGTGGACGAGGACCCACTCGCCGTCTCCTCGTACGGAGATGGCGAGGGGTTCCATCCTGGCGCCGCAGTCCGCGTCCCGGTCGCCCGGGGTGTCGTCGAGGTGACGGCTCCACAGGCAGTTGGGACAGTGATTGCGGTGGTCGGTGCCGGGGGCGGTCATCGAGACGTCGAGACCGCACTGGAGGCAGCGGAAGGACTGGGCGCGCGCTTCAGTGCGGGCCCGCCGAGAGGTGTTGCGGGACATGGTGAGGATGACTCCTGAGCGTTGCGGAAGGGGATGACTCCGAGCTGTTCCGCAGGGCCCTGGGCATACATTCACCGTCTCTCTGTCCTTGGCTTCGACCTCTCGATGAAACCCGCACCGGACGGACGCGGCAACCGAATTAACTAGGCGAGGCCCGCCACGAGGTCGGCCACCGACTTGCGGCGGCCGGTGTAGAACGGCACCTCTTCGCGGACGTGCATGCGGGCCTCGGAGGCGCGCAGGTGCCGCATGAGGTCGACGATGCGGTAGAGCTCGTCGGCCTCGAAGGCGAGCAGCCACTCGTAGTCGCCGAGCGAGAACGAGGCGACCGTGTTGGCGCGCACGTCGGGGTAGCCGCGGGCCATCATGCCGTGGTCCTTGAGCATGCGGCGACGGTCCTCGTCGGGCAGCAGGTACCAGTCGTAGGAGCGCACGAAGGGGTAGACGCTGATGTAGTTGCGCGGCGTCTCGTCGGCCAGGAAGGCCGGGATGTGCGACTTGTTGAACTCGGCGGGGCGGTGCAGCGCCATGTTCGACCAGACCGGCTCCAGGGCGCGGCCGAGCTTGGTGCGGCGGAAGAGGTTGTAGGCCTCCTGCAGCTCGTCGGAGGTCTCGGCGTGCCACCAGATCATGACGTCGGCGTCGGCGCGCAGGCCCGACACGTCGTACGTGCCGCGGACGGTGATGTCCTTGGCGGCGAGCTGGTCGAACAGCTCCTGGACCTCGTCGGCATAGCCGGCGCGGTCCTCAGGGAGCAGGTCCTTCAGCTTGAAGACGGACCACAGCGTGTAGCGGATGACCTCGTTGAGGTCCTTGGCCTTCTTGCCCGCGTTCGGGCTCTTGGCGGGGGCGTCGTCACTCATGGCCCTATTCTCCTCCGCCGCCGTGCAGGCTCTGCACCGGGTTGGCGGTGAGCTCCTGCACACTGGCCAGGTCGCCGCCCAGCTGGTCGACGGCGGCATAGGCGCTCGCGATGCACGCGGGGATGCCCACGCCGTCGTACGCGGCTCCGCACACGGCGAGGCCGGGCAGCTTGCTCACGTGCTCGCGGACGCGGGCCACGCGCGCGTAGTGGCCGACGGGGTACTGCGGCAGGCCGTCGTGCCAGCGGGTGACGCGGGTGGCGACGGGCTCGGCGTCGAGGCCGGTGGCCGCGCGCAGGTCGCGCCGGGAGAGGGCGACGAGGTCGGCGTCGTCGCGCTCCAGAATCGCTGTTTCGCCGTACCGCCCCACCGAAGTGCGCAGAACCAGCAGGTCAGGGTTCTCCTCGGCGATCCAGCCCCACTTGCGCGAGGCGAAGGTGGACGCCTTGATGGTGTGCCCGTCGATCGGCGGCACGAGAAAACCGCTGCCTTCGGGGAGGTCGATCTCGCTGCGGCGGTAGGCGAGGGTCATCAGGGCCATGGAGGCGTACTCCACGGTGGCGAGCTCGGCCGCGGCGGCGGGCGCCTCGACGCCGAGCAGCGCGGCAGCGGCGTACGCGGGCACGGCGACGACCACGGCATCGGCGTCGATGGTCTGCTCGGCGGTGCTCACCTGCCAGCCCTCCGGGGTGCGCCGCAGCTCGGTGACGGGCACCCCGGTGCGGATCTCACCGCCACGCGCGCGTACCGAATCGGCGACGGCGAGCGGCAGTTGGCCGACGCCGCCCTCGATGCCCATGAAGACGGGGCCGGTCTGCTGGTTCTGCGCGGCACGCGCCTGGATGTCACGCACGCCCTCCGTGAGCGAGGCGTGCGTACGGGCGGCCTCGAAGAGCTGCGGGACGGCCGAGCGCATGGAGATGCGGTAGGCGTCCCCCGCGTACACCCCGCCCAGCAGTGGCTCCACGAGCCGGTCGACGACCTCGCGGCCCAGGCGCGCGGCGACGTACTCACCGACCGCGACGTCGTCCCCGACCTTGGTGGGCGGCAGTTCACGGTCCTGCTCGATGCGGTGGAGCCCTTCGTCGGAGAGCACTCCGGAGAGGGCCGACGCGTCGCCGGGTACGCCCATGACGTGGCCCTTGGGCATCGGCCGCAGGGCCCCGCGGGTCCAGATCGCGGCGGTCGCGGTGGCGGGCGCCTGCATCCGGTCGGCGAGGCCCACCTCGCGGGCGAGGGCGACGGCCTCCGGGCGGCGGGCCAGCATCGACTCGGCGCCGAGGTCGACGCGGACGCCCTCGATCTCGCCGGGGAGCAGCTTGCCGCCGAGCCGGTCGGAGGCTTCCAGGACGGTCACGCGGGACCCGGTGTCGAGCAATCGGTGTGCGGCGGCCAGTCCGGCGATCCCGCCACCGATGACAACGACATGACCCGTACGTGTGTCCGTTTCGCGCATGCCTCCACTCTACGAGGCGGCTACTTCGAGCCGGGCGAGTCCCGACCGTGACCCCATCGGGACCGGTCGGCAACCACCGTTTCGCCTCTCCCCGGCGTCAAAGGAGCAGACAACGGAGCACCAGTCACCACGATCCTCGGGGGGTACGTCGAGATGCTCGCGTCCAGTACGTCAAGGCACCGCACCGTCCAGGCACTCTCGGCCGTCCTGCTCGCGGTCGCCCTCGCGCTCACCGGGTGCAGCGCGGGCGGCGACAGCGGCGGTGACAGCGACAAGGCCGCGGCCGGCAGCAAGGACGACAAGGGGATGGGCGGCGGCCGGGCGGATCAGTCCGGCGGCAAGAAGAAGCCACCCGAGCTCACCGGCACGCACATCATCCGCACCGCCACCCTGACTGTCCGCGTCAAGGACGTGCCGAAGGCCCTGGACGAGGCGCGCGCGGCGGCCACCGACGCGGGCGGCGTCGTCGGCGACGAGACCACGGACCGCGACGGACGGGGCCACGAGCGCTCCCGCATCGTGCTGCGCGTCCCGCAGGACCAGTACGACGAGGTCCTCACGTCCCTGGAGGGCACGGGCAAACTGATCGAGCGCAAGGCCAAGGCACAGGACGTCACCGACCAGGTCGTCGACGTCGAGAGCCGCGTCAAGTCGCAGCGGGCGAGCGTGGCGCGCGTGCGGGAGCTGATGGACAAGGCGACGAAACTGAGCGATGTCGTCACCCTGGAAGGGGAGTTGAGCAGCCGTCAGTCCGAACTGGAGGCGCTGCTCGCGCAGCAGTCCTCGCTCAAGGACCGTACGAGCATGTCGACGATCACGCTCTCGCTCAGCGAGACGGCCGTGAAGAAGGCGGCCGCGGACGACGACGACCCGACGTTCGTGGACGCTCTGTCCGGCGGCTGGAACGCCTTCGTGACGATGCTGCGGTGGCTTGCGGTCGCCCTCGGCGCGATCCTGCCGTTCGCGGCGGTGGCGGTGCTGCTGTTCCTGCTGTGGCGGCGTCTGGTGCGGACCCGGCTGCCGCGCAGGCCCTCGGTGGCGACGGCCCCCGCGGTGCCTGCGGCTCCGACGGTTCCGCAGGCACCGGCGGTTCCGCAGGCACCGGCGCGCGAGGGCGACGACGACTAGCGGCCCGTCAACTGCCGCCGAGTCGTAGCGTGTCCGTATGAGGAGCGCGAAAGAACGACTGGTGATCATCGGGGGCGACGCGGCGGGGATGTCCGCCGCGTCGCAGGCACGCAGGCTCAAGGGCCCCGACGAGCTGGAGATCGTCGCGTTCGAGCGCGGCCACTTCACCTCGTACTCGGCCTGCGGCATCCCCTACTGGGTCGGCGGCGACGTCCCTTCGCGGGACGAGCTGATCGCGCGTACGCCCGAGGAGCACCGGGAGCGCGACATCGACCTGCGGATGCGTACGGAGGTCGAGGAGATCGACGTCGAGGGCGGCCGGGTCCGCACCCGGGACCTGGAGTCGGGGTCCGAGGCCTGGACGTCGTACGACAAGCTCGTGATCGGTACGGGCGCCCGCCCCATCCGCCCCGCCCTGCCCGGCATCGACGCCCCCGGCGTGCACGGCGTACAGACCCTGGACGACGGCCAGGCGCTCCTGGACACGCTGGCCCGCACGCCGGGCCGCAGGGCGGTCGTCATCGGCGCGGGCTACATCGGCGTCGAGATGGCCGAGGCGCTGATCCAGCGCCGCTACGAGGTCACGGTGGTCAACCGCGGCACGGAGCCGATGTCGACGCTCGACCCGGACATGGGCCGCCTCGTCCATGACGCGATGTCCGGCATGGGCATCGAGATGGTCAACGGCGCGGAGGTCACCAAGATCCTCACCGGTGACGACGGCCGGGTCAGGGCAGTGGCCACCGAGGACGCGGAGTATCCGGCGGACGTGGTGGTGCTCGGCATCGGCGTGCGCCCCGAGACGGAGCTCGCCGGCGCGGCGGGGCTGCCGCTCGGCAAGCACGGCGGGCTGCTCACGGATCTCGCGATGCGGGTGCGCGGGCACGAGAACATCTGGGCGGGCGGTGACTGCGTCGAGGTCCTCGACCTGGTCTCGGGCCGCGAGCGCCACATCGCGCTCGGCACCCACGCCAACAAGCACGGCCAGGTCATCGGCTCGAACGTGGGCGGGAGTTACGCGACGTTTCCCGGTGTCGTCGGCACGGCCGTCAGCAAGGTCTGCGACCTGGAGATCGCCCGTACGGGCCTGCGCGAGAAGGAGGCACGGGCGGCGGGCCTTCAGTACGCGACGGTGACCATCGAGTCGACGAGCCGCGCCGGCTATTACCCCGGCGCGGCCGTGATGACCGTGAAGATGCTCGCCGAGCGCCTCACGGGGCGGCTGC
Protein-coding sequences here:
- a CDS encoding alpha/beta hydrolase, encoding MRAAAALYGTAGSLVLTALVAAPTGSASAADTSPYPEAHGTLVAAQRATAAGVRFGACPAAENLPPSIRCGTVTVPLDYARPDGKQIKLTVSRTKATKRAEPRRGKAVKRQGALVFNPGGPGGSGMYFPMVGMLPEWKRIAAAYDLVGYAPRGVGRSAPISCQDPKKFAKAPTQSPTHPDAAYKLKRIKQAKAYAEGCVERSGKAVQHYSTLNNARDLDVLRAALGEKKLTFMGASYGTYFGAVYASLFPSHVRRMVFDSAVNPDPAQIWYRNNLDQSAAFEHRWGDFRTWVAKHDKTYRLGKTPEAVLRSYEKVRDKLAAKPAGGKVGPGQLQSAYLQAGYYDDYWPTRASALSAYLKGNPKPLIEQAAPEPKAAKEQENGNAVYTAVECNDAPWPTDFATWNRDNSRLARSAPFETWDNAWMNLPCAYWPAPRQRPVDVGTDKGELPPTLILAAERDAATPYTGAKELHRRLGDSVLVTERDAGTHGIGGGPNKCVNGHMEAYLLEGRLPVRRAACAPHKEPEPLSGERAAALPKEH
- a CDS encoding RNHCP domain-containing protein produces the protein MSRNTSRRARTEARAQSFRCLQCGLDVSMTAPGTDHRNHCPNCLWSRHLDDTPGDRDADCGARMEPLAISVRGDGEWVLVHRCTHCGVLHANRTAGDDNALPLTRLAVRPLAQPPFPLERLSAL
- the hemQ gene encoding hydrogen peroxide-dependent heme synthase; translation: MSDDAPAKSPNAGKKAKDLNEVIRYTLWSVFKLKDLLPEDRAGYADEVQELFDQLAAKDITVRGTYDVSGLRADADVMIWWHAETSDELQEAYNLFRRTKLGRALEPVWSNMALHRPAEFNKSHIPAFLADETPRNYISVYPFVRSYDWYLLPDEDRRRMLKDHGMMARGYPDVRANTVASFSLGDYEWLLAFEADELYRIVDLMRHLRASEARMHVREEVPFYTGRRKSVADLVAGLA
- the hemG gene encoding protoporphyrinogen oxidase — translated: MRETDTRTGHVVVIGGGIAGLAAAHRLLDTGSRVTVLEASDRLGGKLLPGEIEGVRVDLGAESMLARRPEAVALAREVGLADRMQAPATATAAIWTRGALRPMPKGHVMGVPGDASALSGVLSDEGLHRIEQDRELPPTKVGDDVAVGEYVAARLGREVVDRLVEPLLGGVYAGDAYRISMRSAVPQLFEAARTHASLTEGVRDIQARAAQNQQTGPVFMGIEGGVGQLPLAVADSVRARGGEIRTGVPVTELRRTPEGWQVSTAEQTIDADAVVVAVPAYAAAALLGVEAPAAAAELATVEYASMALMTLAYRRSEIDLPEGSGFLVPPIDGHTIKASTFASRKWGWIAEENPDLLVLRTSVGRYGETAILERDDADLVALSRRDLRAATGLDAEPVATRVTRWHDGLPQYPVGHYARVARVREHVSKLPGLAVCGAAYDGVGIPACIASAYAAVDQLGGDLASVQELTANPVQSLHGGGGE
- a CDS encoding DUF4349 domain-containing protein translates to MLASSTSRHRTVQALSAVLLAVALALTGCSAGGDSGGDSDKAAAGSKDDKGMGGGRADQSGGKKKPPELTGTHIIRTATLTVRVKDVPKALDEARAAATDAGGVVGDETTDRDGRGHERSRIVLRVPQDQYDEVLTSLEGTGKLIERKAKAQDVTDQVVDVESRVKSQRASVARVRELMDKATKLSDVVTLEGELSSRQSELEALLAQQSSLKDRTSMSTITLSLSETAVKKAAADDDDPTFVDALSGGWNAFVTMLRWLAVALGAILPFAAVAVLLFLLWRRLVRTRLPRRPSVATAPAVPAAPTVPQAPAVPQAPAREGDDD
- a CDS encoding FAD-dependent oxidoreductase, coding for MRSAKERLVIIGGDAAGMSAASQARRLKGPDELEIVAFERGHFTSYSACGIPYWVGGDVPSRDELIARTPEEHRERDIDLRMRTEVEEIDVEGGRVRTRDLESGSEAWTSYDKLVIGTGARPIRPALPGIDAPGVHGVQTLDDGQALLDTLARTPGRRAVVIGAGYIGVEMAEALIQRRYEVTVVNRGTEPMSTLDPDMGRLVHDAMSGMGIEMVNGAEVTKILTGDDGRVRAVATEDAEYPADVVVLGIGVRPETELAGAAGLPLGKHGGLLTDLAMRVRGHENIWAGGDCVEVLDLVSGRERHIALGTHANKHGQVIGSNVGGSYATFPGVVGTAVSKVCDLEIARTGLREKEARAAGLQYATVTIESTSRAGYYPGAAVMTVKMLAERLTGRLLGVQIVGREGAAKRVDIAAVALTARMTVDQMTALDLGYAPPFSPVWDPVLVAARKAVAAVRSTR